ACGGAAGTAGACCTTCTAATAGGAGATCCTACCAAAGCGCAAACCAAACTGAACTGGAAACCTAAATACGATCTGCCCGCCTTGGTAAAAGAAATGGTAGCGGCCGACGTAGATCTCTTCCAGCGCGAGAAGTTACTAAAAGACGCAGGTTTCAAAGTATTAAACCAGTTCGAATAACGATGCAACCACAAGATAAAATATACATCGCCGGCCATCGTGGAATGGTCGGCTCTGCCATCAAAAGAAGGCTGGAAACTGCCGGGTTTACCAACTTTGTAACCCGTACATCAGCTGAACTGGATTTACGGGATCAACAGGCAGTAGAAGCGTTTTTCATAGAGGAAAAACCGGCCTACGTATTCCTTGCCGCGGCGAAAGTCGGCGGCATCATGGCCAACAACACCTACCGCGGTGAGTTCCTTTATGATAACCTGATGATCCAGAGTAATGTGATCCATCAGGCTTATAAAACCGGTGTAAAAAAGCTGATGTTCCTCGGTTCTTCCTGCATCTATCCGAAAATGGCACCGCAGCCGCTGAGGGAAGAATATCTGCTCACCGGCCTGCTGGAACCTACAAATGAGCCATACGCTATCGCGAAGATAGCCGGCATTAAAATGTGCGATGCCTATCGTGCGCAATACGGATGCAATTTCGTATCTGTTATGCCCACCAACCTCTATGGCCCGAACGATAGCTACGATCTGAATAACTCCCATGTACTGCCAGCCCTGCTGCGCAAGTTCCATGAGGCCAAAATCAACGGCCATCCTGAGGTTGTCGTATGGGGCACCGGCACACCTAAACGGGAATTTCTGCATGCGGACGACATGGCGGATGCCTGCTTTTACCTTATGCAGCATTACGATGAGGAAGGCCTTGTGAATATCGGCACCGGCGAAGATATCAGTATCGGCGAACTTGCACAGCTTATTCAAAACATTACCGATTACAAAGGCAAGCTGGTATTCGATCATACCAAACCCGATGGAACGCCCCGCAAACTGATGAATGTATCCAAACTGAATAGCCAGGGCTGGAAAGCGAAGATTGGCCTGGAAGAGGGAATAAAAGCGGTGTACAAGGAGCATTTTTCCTGATTCACAAAAAACAACGCATCAAACAGCATGTTCATATATTTGCGCATCTTAAGGCATAGTTTTTGCCATCCGTGAACCAAACTGCCCTCGAATGAAGCAACTCCTCCGGATAGCCGCATGTATTTTGCTGGCTCTCCCAACCATGGCCCAGGAAAAACTACCGGTAATCGCCCCTTATCACGCGCAAAACATAAGGGAACTCTACCTGGATTCCGTTAACCATCATACCGCCCTCAAAACCATCCTGCATGAGGATACCAGCGCCATGTACACACAGGCCGACAGCATCAAACGCAGTTGGTTTCACCGCAAACTTTTCAAGGAGCATCTCTTCGAGTTCCGCGAACCGGATTTCAATTTTTTTGTGGATTTCTTGCCGGACTTTCAGATCGGCCGTAGCAACAGAGGTAAAACCCTCTGGCTGAACACCCGTGGCGCCCGCGTACAAGCCAACATCGGAAAGAATTTCTACTTCGAAAGCTCTTTCTATGAGAATCAGGGCGTATTCCCCGCGTATATCGACAGTTTCGTAGCAAGAAAAAGGGTAATCCCCGGTCAGGGGGAAATAAAATACAACGACAAAATCGGCAAAACCTACGATTTCGCTTACGTCAACGCCCTTCTCTCTTACACACCAAGCAAATACCTCAACTTCACCTTAGGCTACGGCACCAATTCCTATGGCGATGGATACCGCTCCCTCATCCTCTCCGATATTGGTTTCAGCTACCCCTATCTGAGAATAACAGGCACTCTGGGCCAATTCCAGTACACCTCCATGTGGGCACAGTTCATCGACCAGCAGGGACTCTCATTCGGACAAGCATACGAAGGCATCGGCTACCCAAAAAAATGGGGCGTATTCCACTTCCTGGATTGGAACGTCTCCAAAAAGCTCACCATCGGCGTGTACGATGCCGTGATCTGGCCGGATACCGACACCGCCGGGCGCAAAAGAGGTTTCGACTGGAGCTACATGAACCCTATCATCTTCCTCCGCCCCGCTGAATACTCCGCCGGCTCTTCTGATAACTCGATGTTGGGCCTTAACGCCAAATACAAGCTCTTCCCCAAGACTACTGTCTACGGCCAGTTCATGATCGATGAATTCAAAATAAAGGAAATGCTCAGCAGTGATGGCTGGTGGGGTAACAAATGGTCTGCCCAACTGGGCTTCCGCTCCTTTGATCTCTTTAAGGTCCCTAAACTAGACTTGCAGGGAGAGCTTAATATCGTGCGTCCGTTCACGTACTCCTACAGTAACACACGGACCAATTACGCCCATTATAATCAATCGCTCGCCCATCCGATGGGCGCCAACTTCAAAGAAGTGCTCGGCATCGCCTCCTACACCTACAAAAGATGGTTTATCAGAGGCCAGGTCACCTATGCCAACTACGGCCTTGACTACGACCAGACCACAAGCTATGGGCAGGATATCTTCAAGCCTTATACGAACCGCATAGGCGAATATGACAACCGGATAGGCCAGGGCCTGAAAACAGATTTCCTCTACGGCCAGGGTACCATCGCATTTGTACTTAATCCAAAATACAACCTCCGTGTAGAGCTATCAGCCGCCGGACGCCAGGAGAAAAATGAACTGGAAACCAGGAGAGAGTTTATATTCTCCTTTGGATTAAGGAGTTCCTTCCGGCAATTTTACTACGATTTTTAAATTAGGACATCCATAGCTCTAAACACCCAAGGTTAATTGGAAAATTTTTCAGCCCGCCAAAGATTTATTCACCCCGAAATAGAAATAAAAGTTGCTAAATGCTTTCGGCTAATAGTAACTCTTTAATTGTTTTTAGGAGTTTCGTTGTTCTTAGGTCTCTTCCGGTTTTATTCAGGTGATACACTGTATCAAAAAACAAACTGTCAGGGTATACTAGCTGATGAGGGCTATTTAGTATAGGAATTCTCAAATCTCTCCGCAAATCAACATCGAGGTCTGACAGTGTTTCCCTATTTAAAGTATAAGCAGATTGTGCGTAGCAAGGATACAAAAAAAAGATATCGGCACCATTTAACATAATTTTTTCTGATGCTTCATTGATTTTTTCTATCCCATCCCAATAGTCATATGCAAGTCGATTTCTATCATTTAGCGATGGAGGAGCTTTCATTTTAAGATGTGCAACAACATCTCCATATGTGTTAAACGATGTATTCGCATAAACAGACTTACTTGGTTGGCGGCCAAGTACCTTTGACATTAATTGCGTTACAAGGAATGTTTTGTTCACCTTCATATTGTCAAACTTTCTGTCAAAAAAATGCTTTAAATCATAAAGCAGGTTACGCTCAAAATAACTGTTAGCCGGTGGAAAATATCCAGCTGAGGCCATCTGCAAATTATACCTTCCCTTTCCAGCATAATACTCTGGTGACAAAAACACAATATCACCTTCTGTGACTACAGATTTCAACTCATTAAGGATGAAATCCAGCCCCAATCCGGCATGTAACCCTAAATTAACCACTGGTATCTTGATCTCATCTTCTATTCTTTTGCTATCAATTCCAAATGCCAAATTTGATCCACCTGCCAGTATTATTCTCCTGCCAGTTAAACTTTCCAGTCTATTATGCTTTGCTACTATTGCGCCTACATAGTTAAACTCCTCCGGTTCACTTAACTCAGTTCCTAAAAAACAGATTACAAGAAATGCTACGATTGAAAATTGCATTAATCTTAACAGAAAAATCTTCATAGACTAAAACTGAAAATAAATAAATTGCTGCTCACGACTGCCCAACACAATAATTGTTACAATAAGCATACAGTAAAAAAACCATCTGACAGGCCGATGCCAGCTTAATCCTGTCGTTGCTATTGCATATGGTTGCTCTCTTCCCTGCCATTCAACAATTATAAAAATAAAGATAGCAAAAAGCAGTGTTCTAGGAAGTACTTCTGGTTTTGTAAAAAAAGTCGGAGAAAAAATACCCGCTACGTATGCAAAAGCATTATTCAGATTTTCAGAACGAAAGAAAATCCAAGCAAGCGCTACAAGCAAAAATGTACTTCCCATTTTATACATATCTCTTAAGGAAGGTAAGAGTTTCCCTTTCGCAACAATATCCAAATTCGTTCTATTCCTACCAAAAAGTAATAGTGGAAGAAAGTACATGGCATTTAACCCTCCCCAAAAGATGAAAGTCCAATTAGCACCATGCCAGAATCCGCTTAGCAAAAAAATAATAAACGTATTTCTTATCACCTTTAGCTTGCTAACCTTGCTCCCCCCAAGGGGGATATAAACATAGTCCTTAAACCAAGTTGATAACGAGATATGCCATCTCCGCCAAAACTCAGCAATATCTCTTGAGAAATATGGATAGGCGAAATTCTTAAGCAATTCAAATCCAAAAAGCCTGGCAACTCCAAGTGCAATATCAGAATAGCCCGAAAAATCTCCATAAATTTGAAACGCAAACAAGATAGCGCCGACAAATAGTGTACTGCCATTATAGTTTGCGTAATCTCCAAAAATCATGTTAACATAAATAGCACAACCATCTGCAATTACTATTTTCTTGAATAATCCCCATAAAATTTGCCTTAATCCATCAACAGCATTTTCTAGATTGAATTGTCTACCATTTGATACTTGAGGTAATAAATGTGTCGCTCTCTCAATAGGCCCCGCAACAAGCAACGGAAAAAAACTTACAAAGACCGCGTAGTCTACAAACTTATAGGTTGGCTTTGTCTTTCCGTTATAAATATCAAATACATAAGATAACCCATGAAACGTATAGAAGGAAATCCCAATTGGCAAAATAAGCTGTAAAGTCCATACATTTGGTTGAAGCCCTACAGCACTTAACAGTTCAGCAAATGATTCAATAAAAAAATTATAGTATTTAAAAAAGCCTAAAAAACCGAGATTGAAAAATACACTTATATACAGCCAATTTCTTTTACCCTTCCGAGTTAAAGCATTCTCTATCTTCAATCCAGTGAAATAATCCAAAAAAATGGAAAATCCGAGTAAGAATAGAAAACGATAATCCCACCAACCATAAAATACGAAACTCGATACAAGAAGAATCCAGTTTTGGGCAACTAAGTTATTCCTTGCAACAAACCAGTATAAAATAAAAACAATTGGAAGAAAAAGAGCAAATTCAAAAGAATTAAATAGCATAAGGAATGGGCGATAATTTTTTATGTAAAATTACCCTATTATTAACCTTTCTAAAGTTCCGGTTGATATAGGATATTTCTCACTTTTTTTAGAAACAGTTAATAATATATATGTAATATTCTGTATCACGGGTATAAAATGTCAAATATAGTAAAAATTACTACCATCTAAACATTTCCTATTTTTAAATTATAGAGCAATATAGACTCGGAAAATAAATATTCTTTCTTATTTAAAAGCTTGGAGGAGGGAAGCCCTTTCAAATAATTTTATCAGAAATTCTATACATTATACATATAGGTATATAAAATGCGTGTAAAATTGGCCCAGACCACCGCCTTTTTGTGGAACGATGATCATACACCCTGTGCTGTTCCGATAGAGTTTTTTTGCAGACGTTTGGTAGTAGGGTGAAAGTACCATCGGATACCTCTCCCACAAAACCTCCATACCCACCCCAAACAACAATAAAAAAATCACACAAAAATTCCCCCGTGTATTTCGGACAATTAACCGAAATTTAAACTGTACTTCTTAACTGCATAACTATGGCTGGGCTTCTCTTGAATTTGGGCACCATCGCTATCGTCTTCATCGCCTGCTTCTCCTTCGCATGGCTGATGAGAAAGATCGAAAAAGCGAAATGACAATCACGTAAACAGGCATTTGAATCACCCTATGCTTTCTGCCTGAGAAAAAAACTAAAGCCTCCCGAAACCGGGAGGCTTTTTTATCTCTTTCCAATAAGGGGATACAAACACAAGAATGCTTCTAATGGATAAAGGCCGCTGATACTGGCAAATACTCGGGGAAAAAGTGCATCCCTCCTTGCCCGGCCTTTCAATTCTCACAGGAAGCACAGCTTGATTCATATATCCTTACCTTCAATAGAACCTAATGCTGTTGTGGCTTTCAAGATATGAATATACGAAATCATCCCCGAAAATCCCATATCCCCCCGAAACACCCTAACTTCGCACCATGCACTACGTAACGGTCGAGGGGCTGACCAAATCATTCGGTATCACCCCGCTTTTCGAAAATATTTCCTTCCATATAGAAGAAGGCGACAAAATCGCCCTCGTGGCCCTCAACGGCACCGGAAAATCTACCCTCCTCAAGATCCTCAGCGGCAAAGAAACGGCCGACAGCGGCAAAGTCTGGATACACAAAGATGTCACCGTCGTGATGCTGGAACAGACCTCTGATTTCAAGCTGGACCGCTCCGTACTGGAAAACATCTTCGATCACGATCATCCCATCCTCAACGCCATCAAGGAATATGAACTGCTGACCGATAATGACGAGGAACCGGATGCCACCGCCCTCACCAATGCTATCGACAAAATGGACGAGCTGAATGCCTGGCACTTCGATGCCAAGGTCAAACAGATCCTCGGCAAACTCAATATCCACCACATGGAACAGCGGGTGGGCACCCTTTCCGGCGGCCAGCAGAAACGCGTGGCGCTGGCCAAAGTACTGATCGATATCGGGTTTGAACATAAACATACCCTCCTGATCATGGACGAACCCACCAACCACCTGGACGTGAGCATGATCGAATGGCTGGAGAATTATCTCGACCAGGAAAATGTGACCCTCCTGCTCGTGACGCACGACCGGTACTTCCTGGACAGCGTCTGCAACGAGGTTATGGAGCTGGATGACAACACCCTCTACATCTACAAAGGCAATTACGAGAACTACCTGGAAAAGAAAGCGGCCCGCGAGGAGTCCGACAAGGCCAGTACCGAAAAGGCCCGCAACCAGTACCGCAAAGAGCTGGAATGGATGCGCAAACAGCCCAAAGCCCGCACCACCAAATCCAAATCCCGCATAGACGCGTTCTATGACGTGAAGGAAAGGGCGGCCAAACGCATCGAACAGCAACAGCTGGAGCTGAACGTGAAAATGACCCGCCTCGGCGGCAAGATCCTCGAACTGAAAAAAGTCTACAAATCCTACGACCGCCTCAACATCCTCAAAGGCTTCGATTATACCTTCAAAAAGGGCGAACGTGTGGGCGTGGTGGGGAAGAACGGCGTGGGCAAATCCACCTTCCTCAACCTCCTGCTCGGCACCGAAAAAGCGGACTCGGGCAAGATCAATGTGGGCGATACCGTGGTGTTCGGCAATTATTCCCAGGAGGGGCTGATCATTAAGGAAGATGTACGGGTGATCGAATATGTGAAGAACATCGCGGAGAATTTCCCCCTGGCGGACGGCACCAAGGTGAGCGCGGCCCAGTTCCTGCAGCTTTTCCTGTTCACCCCGGAAAAACAATATACTTATATCTCCAAGCTGAGCGGTGGCGAAAAACGCCGCCTCCACCTCCTGTCCATCCTCTTCCGGAACCCTAACTTCCTGGTGCTGGATGAACCGACGAACGACCTGGACCTCCCCACGCTGAACATCCTGGAAGAATTCCTGCAATCCTACCAGGGCTGCATCATCATCGTGAGCCACGACCGGTACTTTATGGATAAACTGGTGGACCATCTCTTCGTGTTCGAAGGCGATGGCGTGGTACGCGACTTCCCCGGCAACTACAGCCAGTACCGGGAATGGGAGCGGGACCAGGAAAAGGTCAAAACACCCGAAACACCGGTGGAAGAGAAACCAAAGGAACCGGAAAAACAGGAACAGAAGCTCCGCAAAATGTCTTTCAAGGAAAAACGCGAGCTGGAACTGCTGGAAAAGGAGATAGCAACGCTGGAAAACGAAAAGAAACAGCTGGATGCCCAACTGGCGGACGGCACGCTCCCCTACGATCAGCTGGAAAATGCGTCGCGCCGCATCGGTGAAGTGATGCAGTTACTGGATGATAAAGGTATGCGTTGGCTGGAGCTGAGTGAAATGACGGCTCCCTAACGGCTGTCAGGCGGGGGCCAGTCTACCTTGATGGGCTGCAATACGCCTTCCTCATTCACGCAAAGGGTACCGGTTTCCTGATCAGCCGGATCAATGGCGAAAAGCTGCCCTGCCCGGTTCTCCGGCGCAGGCGGCAGAAAATGCCGTTCCAGGATGGCTAATGCCCTTATGGGGGATATGTTTTGCTTCAGCAGGCGGATGGCCATTCCGGTCATTGTACGGTAAAGCTGCCGGTTTTTCTCCTCAGGCGCTACGGAGCGGTACACAGCAGATGCGATCCGCGAGGCTTCCCCAAGGATGTTCGCGTTCTCCATCGTCCGCCGGAATGCGGGGTCTTTTTTCACACGGCGGCCCGTCAGCGAGCTTTTCAGCCGCGCATAGTATTTTCCCTGCATCTTGTAGAAACAGACCATACCAACCGTGCCGGTGAAGTACACAGGCCCTGCTTGCTTAGCCATAACAGCATGTTTTTGAAGAATGAAAAACTCTTGTCAATTTAATGCATACACCGCATCCCGCGACAAACTTTAACAAAGTGAGCGGCGCAAAAAGCCGTCATTAACATCTGCCGCCGTAGCAAACCCGTAGCAAACCCGTAGCATACCCATAGTATATCCATGGCATACCCGGGTCATACCCATGGTTAAAGCGCATGAACTCTCCGGAAAACTGCCTGCCCGCTATTAATAAATCCGAATTATCCTTAGCTTTAACCATAAACCCGAGCCTTACTATATGAACCAAAATCAACGCTTCCTTTCCCTCGATGTTTTCCGGGGCCTTACCGTTGCTTGCATGATTCTCGTGAACACGCCCGGTAGCTGGACCTATGTATGGGCGCCCTTGCGCCATGCCGGATGGCACGGCTGTACGCCCACCGACCTTGTATTCCCCTTCTTCCTGTTTGCCGTGGGCAATGCCATGAGCTTTGCCATGAAGAAGTTCAATACCATGAGCAATGCCCAGGTATTGGGGAAGATCTTCAAACGCACCGCCCTGATCTTTGTGATCGGCTTCGTGCTTTCCTGGTTCCCTTTCGTGAAATACGATAACGGCAGCCTGGTGTTCAAAAGCCTGGAAAGCCTCCGCATCCTGGGGGTACTGCAGCGCATTGCCCTGTGCTACGGCATAGGCGCCCTGCTGATCCATTTCCTGAAGCCCAAAGGGGCCCTGATCGCTACGGCGGTGTTGTTATTAGGATACTGGGCGGTATTATGGGCCTTCGGCGGCAGCGACCCCTACAGCCTGGAAGGGCATATCGGCCTGCAGGTGGATAAAATGATATTGGGCGAGAGCCATATGTACCACGGCGAAGGCATCGCATTCGACCCGGAAGGACTGCTGAGCACCCTGCCTGCGGTGGGCAATGTGGTGCTGGGTTACTGGGTGGGCTGGTTCGTGCAGCGCAATATGCATTCCCCCACCATGCTCATGCGGCTGGTAGCAGGTGGCAGCATTCTCGTGGCAACGGCTATCGTCTGGGGCATCGCCTTCCCGATCAACAAAAAGATCTGGACCAGCTCCTATACCCTCTACACCGTAGGCATTGCCACATTACTGCTGGCGATTTTTATTTATTTTATCGAGATGAGAAAAGTGCGCGCCGGCACTTACTTCTTCGAAGTGTTCGGCAAGAACCCGCTGTTCATTTACGTGATGTCCGGCGTGGTAGTGAAGTTATACGGACTGATCATTATCGGCGATCAGAATTTCTATGGATGGCTGTACACGCATGTATTCCAGGCCGCATTCGGCGATTACCCCGGCTCTTTCCTGTTCGGGATATTCCATGTGCTGCTGCTCTGGCTTCTGGGTGTGTGGATGGATAAAAAGAAGATCTATATCCGGGTGTAGATACCCGTTTTATACAGAGCGGGGGCTGTCCACATTCTGGACAGCCCCCGCTTTTTTATCCAGGATCCGATAGAGCCGCCGTTGGTGTGCTTTCCGGCACCACATACTTGCCTGGCATAAGCGCGGCTCCTGCCCCTAATCTTCCCGCGGCCCTCCGTCAGCCATCCGCACGATCTTCGGGTAGAACCGGCCGACAATATCCACCAGCGCGGTCTGCGCTTTCATCACGGTGGCAATGTCCTTATACGCGCCCGGCGCTTCGTCCAGTCCGCCGCCCACCAGCGTTACCCCATGCTCTTTCAGCAGCCTGGTCAGCTCATGCCTGGTGAACGACTGGTTCGCCTTTGCCCGGCTCATCTGCCTTCCCGCACCGTGGGACGCGCTATCCAGCGATGCGGCTGCGCCCCGCCCCCTGACGATGAAGCCCGGTGCGGTCATAGAGCCGGGAATCACGCCCAGCACGCCTTTACCGGCCGGCGTAGCGCCTTTCCGGTGAACGATCACCTCCTCGCCCTGATGGGTCTCTTTCCACGCGAAGTTATGGTGGTTCTCCACCCTCGCCAGCAATTGTCCCCCTACGGCTTTGATCAACCGTTTATGAATGTGATGGTGACAGGCGGAGGCATAATCTCCGGCCAGGTTCATGGCCAGCCAGTATTCCTGCCCTTCTTCACTGTCCATCTCCAGCCAGGCGAGATGCTGGACTTCCCGCGGCAACGGCGTGATCTCCCGCGCCACTTTGGTGTAATGCCCTGCGATCTGTGCCCCCAGGCCCCGGGAACCGGAATGCGACAGCAAAGCGGTGTACAGCCCGGGAGCGAGCGACCATTCGTTATCCGCATCCAGGATGTCTGCCAGTCCCCATTCCACAAAATGGTTGCCGGAACCGGAAGTGCTCAGCTGGTCCGCAGCCTTTTGCTGCAGATGTTTCAGCAGGCTGATCTCCCCGAAGGCCGGATGCTCCAGCACTTCATCTTCCAGCCGCGGTTTCCATCCCGCTCCTGCGCCGAATACCGTACCGGCGATCAGCTCCCGTTTAAAAGAGGAGGCCCGCTTTTCGAGCTGCTCATGCGGGATATCCAAAATGCTCAGGCACATCCTGCAGCCGATATCTACCCCCACGCCGTAGGGGATCACGGCATTTTTCACCGCCAGCACACCGCCGATAGGCAGGCCGTAGCCATGATGGGCATCCGGCATCAGCGCCCCGCCGGCGGTTACCGGCAGGCGCATGGCGTAGTCCATCTGGCTGATGGCGCCTTCGTCAATAAATTCCCGTCCGTACACGGCATAGTCTGCCGGTGCTTCGTTCAGCGGGATATCCGTTATCTCCTCTACGATCAGCTTTTCCGCGATCTTTCCGAGGTGTTCGTCTGCTCTGTATGCTTCCGGCTCCTGCAGCACTTGCTGCAGCAGGTCCAGCGCATCTTCCTGTGAATGATGTTTATAGTGCTGCTCCATCACGGTGATGGCCACACTGATGACCGGGGACTCCGGGAACCCGATGTTCCGGAGGTCTTTACCCCGCAATTTTAATTTTGCCATGTTTGTTGTATCAGCCGGCTGATATCATGTCAGCCGGTATTCTTCTTCAAATACTGTTCCTTTCTGTGCTGCTCTTTCTGCGGCCCTGTGGTATGGGACAGGAGCGCCAGCAGCAGTTTGCCGCCATTGTTGTCGTACTGTCCGTCGTACCGCACGTTATAGATGGTGGACAGTGCCGCGAGGCGGCCTTTGCGGGTATCGATGTATGCGGTTTTTCTTTTCCTCTTCATATTCATTCGTTTTTGGGAACAGGGCGATTGAAAAAGCCCGGCTTACACAGCCGGGCCTATAACCTGTTCGTGTAAATCATTTGTTTTTATATCAGCACGCCGCTTTCCTCATATTGCTCGCGCAGCTCCAGCATTTGTGACTGGTGGCGGGCGATGTGCCGGGTGAGGAAATAGATGTATTGATAGATATCCAGTTTTCCGAGATCGTTCACGGGTCATCTCCGTTTTCACCAACCGGCCTTCCCCATTTTTGAGCAGGCTGAGGTTGTACATGCATTGTGCGAACTGTTGCTTGAGCAATGCCCTCACTTCGGCCATATCTCTGATACCGCTGGGTTCCAGGTGATCCGGGTTTACCCATCCGAAGGATTTGCTGCTCACGGTCTCTATCTGCCGGAACTTTTCTTCATAGTCATGCGGGGCCATCAGGATGAGGCCGTCCAGCTTCCGCGCCAGCGCCCTGCGGGTGCTTTTATTGATGATGAGCAAGAGGAAGTAGTTGGTCAGGCTAATGTGTTCCAATACCTCGCGAATGTTCCATTGTTCCGGTGACGGTTTGAAATGCAGCAGATCCTCATCCGCCTGGAACCAGCGGTCCAGTTCCCGGAAGTTGTTTATCAGGGCCTCTCTTACAAATTGTACTACGTTTCTCATTGTACTTGTTTTTGGGGCAATCACTTTCTCACAAAAAAGCGGTTACCATGTTTATATATAGATGTTCGTATTGTCCTTTTTTCCTGCAATCGCCTTCTCAAAGAAGGTTGCTATGTTCTGTTCCTATTGTCCTTCTCCTCCAATCTCCAACTCTAAAGCGGTTACCATGTTATATACTAATCATATTCTCCGTTTTCCACAGGCCCATAAAAAAGCCCGGTGCGCTTTGCTGCGGACCGGGCCATATAACGTTAAACTTCCGTTTACATCATAACATACCTTCTCCGCCGGGACTGTATCGCATACACCTTTCCCCTGGCGCTTTTGCCATGCTTAGCTTCTCTACAGATACTATGTTTGTCAGTTCCTTCTTCATTACATCACTAAAACAAAAAAGGCCCCGCAGTTGCTGCGGGACCTCTGTTATATCTTCGGATAACTTCTGTTAATTCCTGTTATAACTGCCCGCAATCAGCCTCTCCGCCTGCTTTTGCATGCGTGTTGAGACCATTACCTTAAAAATACAATTGCGTGACACTGCTTTCAGTTTTGTTTTATCTAATGCAAAAGTAAAGAGTATTTTTCTTCTGTCACAATTTTTTTGATTAAAAAATTGTTTCTTCTGCATTTTTTTTATAAACCGCATTCGTCATGTCAAAATGAAGCATCCGGTCCTGTAAACAGTATTCGTCAGTAGTATGATTCCCCATAACATATAGCAGTGGTATTAT
This genomic stretch from Chitinophaga sp. XS-30 harbors:
- a CDS encoding acyltransferase family protein, encoding MNQNQRFLSLDVFRGLTVACMILVNTPGSWTYVWAPLRHAGWHGCTPTDLVFPFFLFAVGNAMSFAMKKFNTMSNAQVLGKIFKRTALIFVIGFVLSWFPFVKYDNGSLVFKSLESLRILGVLQRIALCYGIGALLIHFLKPKGALIATAVLLLGYWAVLWAFGGSDPYSLEGHIGLQVDKMILGESHMYHGEGIAFDPEGLLSTLPAVGNVVLGYWVGWFVQRNMHSPTMLMRLVAGGSILVATAIVWGIAFPINKKIWTSSYTLYTVGIATLLLAIFIYFIEMRKVRAGTYFFEVFGKNPLFIYVMSGVVVKLYGLIIIGDQNFYGWLYTHVFQAAFGDYPGSFLFGIFHVLLLWLLGVWMDKKKIYIRV
- a CDS encoding MBOAT family protein; the encoded protein is MLFNSFEFALFLPIVFILYWFVARNNLVAQNWILLVSSFVFYGWWDYRFLFLLGFSIFLDYFTGLKIENALTRKGKRNWLYISVFFNLGFLGFFKYYNFFIESFAELLSAVGLQPNVWTLQLILPIGISFYTFHGLSYVFDIYNGKTKPTYKFVDYAVFVSFFPLLVAGPIERATHLLPQVSNGRQFNLENAVDGLRQILWGLFKKIVIADGCAIYVNMIFGDYANYNGSTLFVGAILFAFQIYGDFSGYSDIALGVARLFGFELLKNFAYPYFSRDIAEFWRRWHISLSTWFKDYVYIPLGGSKVSKLKVIRNTFIIFLLSGFWHGANWTFIFWGGLNAMYFLPLLLFGRNRTNLDIVAKGKLLPSLRDMYKMGSTFLLVALAWIFFRSENLNNAFAYVAGIFSPTFFTKPEVLPRTLLFAIFIFIIVEWQGREQPYAIATTGLSWHRPVRWFFYCMLIVTIIVLGSREQQFIYFQF
- a CDS encoding GDP-L-fucose synthase, whose amino-acid sequence is MQPQDKIYIAGHRGMVGSAIKRRLETAGFTNFVTRTSAELDLRDQQAVEAFFIEEKPAYVFLAAAKVGGIMANNTYRGEFLYDNLMIQSNVIHQAYKTGVKKLMFLGSSCIYPKMAPQPLREEYLLTGLLEPTNEPYAIAKIAGIKMCDAYRAQYGCNFVSVMPTNLYGPNDSYDLNNSHVLPALLRKFHEAKINGHPEVVVWGTGTPKREFLHADDMADACFYLMQHYDEEGLVNIGTGEDISIGELAQLIQNITDYKGKLVFDHTKPDGTPRKLMNVSKLNSQGWKAKIGLEEGIKAVYKEHFS
- a CDS encoding ABC-F family ATP-binding cassette domain-containing protein, with protein sequence MHYVTVEGLTKSFGITPLFENISFHIEEGDKIALVALNGTGKSTLLKILSGKETADSGKVWIHKDVTVVMLEQTSDFKLDRSVLENIFDHDHPILNAIKEYELLTDNDEEPDATALTNAIDKMDELNAWHFDAKVKQILGKLNIHHMEQRVGTLSGGQQKRVALAKVLIDIGFEHKHTLLIMDEPTNHLDVSMIEWLENYLDQENVTLLLVTHDRYFLDSVCNEVMELDDNTLYIYKGNYENYLEKKAAREESDKASTEKARNQYRKELEWMRKQPKARTTKSKSRIDAFYDVKERAAKRIEQQQLELNVKMTRLGGKILELKKVYKSYDRLNILKGFDYTFKKGERVGVVGKNGVGKSTFLNLLLGTEKADSGKINVGDTVVFGNYSQEGLIIKEDVRVIEYVKNIAENFPLADGTKVSAAQFLQLFLFTPEKQYTYISKLSGGEKRRLHLLSILFRNPNFLVLDEPTNDLDLPTLNILEEFLQSYQGCIIIVSHDRYFMDKLVDHLFVFEGDGVVRDFPGNYSQYREWERDQEKVKTPETPVEEKPKEPEKQEQKLRKMSFKEKRELELLEKEIATLENEKKQLDAQLADGTLPYDQLENASRRIGEVMQLLDDKGMRWLELSEMTAP
- a CDS encoding capsule assembly Wzi family protein, whose product is MKQLLRIAACILLALPTMAQEKLPVIAPYHAQNIRELYLDSVNHHTALKTILHEDTSAMYTQADSIKRSWFHRKLFKEHLFEFREPDFNFFVDFLPDFQIGRSNRGKTLWLNTRGARVQANIGKNFYFESSFYENQGVFPAYIDSFVARKRVIPGQGEIKYNDKIGKTYDFAYVNALLSYTPSKYLNFTLGYGTNSYGDGYRSLILSDIGFSYPYLRITGTLGQFQYTSMWAQFIDQQGLSFGQAYEGIGYPKKWGVFHFLDWNVSKKLTIGVYDAVIWPDTDTAGRKRGFDWSYMNPIIFLRPAEYSAGSSDNSMLGLNAKYKLFPKTTVYGQFMIDEFKIKEMLSSDGWWGNKWSAQLGFRSFDLFKVPKLDLQGELNIVRPFTYSYSNTRTNYAHYNQSLAHPMGANFKEVLGIASYTYKRWFIRGQVTYANYGLDYDQTTSYGQDIFKPYTNRIGEYDNRIGQGLKTDFLYGQGTIAFVLNPKYNLRVELSAAGRQEKNELETRREFIFSFGLRSSFRQFYYDF